DNA from Streptococcus parasuis:
ATTTTTGATAGCCTGAAAGACTGTTCTCCTCTGAAAGCCGACCGGCTGGACGGTGTGGATTTGGTCATGGTACGAGAGTTGACAGGTGGGATTTATTTTGGAGAGCATATTCTGGAGACAGACCAAGCCAGCGATAGCAATACCTATCAGGCAGAAGAGATTGAGCGGGTTGTCCGCTCTGCCTTTGACCTAGCCCGAAAAAGACGGAAAAAAGTCACCAGCATTGATAAGCAAAATGTACTGGCGACGTCAAAATTGTGGCGGAAGGTAGCGGATGAGGTGGCTAAGGACTACCCAGATGTGACCTTGGAGCACCAGTTGGTGGATAGTGCAGCCATGCTTTTGATTACCAATCCTAGTCGATTTGACGTCTTGGTGACGGAAAATCTTTTCGGAGATATTTTGTCGGATGAGGCCAGCGTATTAACAGGAACGCTAGGGGTTCTGCCTTCTGCTAGTCATGCGGTGGCAGGTCCCAGTCTCTACGAACCTATCCATGGTTCGGCACCCGATATTGCAGGTCAGGGCATTGCCAATCCTGTCAGTATGATTCTATCTGTTGCCATGATGCTGGAAGAAAGTTTTGATTTGATCCAAGCAGGTCAGGGCATTCGCCAAGCCGTTGAAGAAGTCTTTGCCAAGGGGATTTTCACTAAAGACCTAGGTGGTAGCGCCTCTACCAAAGAAATAACCGCGACTATTATTGAACAGCTTGAAAGGAGGTCAACATGAGTGGCAAATCCATTTTTGACAAGCTATGGGATCGCCATGTGATTACAGGGCAGGAAGGTCAGCCCCAGCTCCTCTATGTCGACCAACATTATGTTCATGAGGTGACCAGTCCCCAGGCCTTTCAAGGACTGAGGGATACAGGGCGACCTGTTCGGCGCCCAGACTTGACCTTTGCGACTTTTGACCACAACGTACCAACCGTCGATATTCACAATATCCGTGATGTCATTTCCAAGGCTCAGATGGATGCCTTGGCGAAGAATATAGAAGATTTCGACATTCCCCACGTAGCCCACGGTTCGGAACATCAGGGCATTGTCCACATGGTTGGACCAGAAACAGGTCGGACCCAGCCAGGTAAGTTCATTGTCTGTGGGGATAGCCATACGGCGACCCACGGAGCATTTGGAGCCATTGCCTTTGGGATCGGCACTTCCGAAGTGGAGCACGTTCTCGCTACCCAAACAATCTGGCAGGTCAAACCTAAGCGACTCCTAGTGGAGTTTGTCGGTCAGGCCCAAGCAGGTGTCTATGCCAAGGACTTTATCCTGGCTCTGATTGCCCGCTACGGCGTGGATTGTGGTTTGGGTCATGTGGTGGAGTTTGCTGGTCCAGTCATCGACCGACTCAGCATGGAAGAGCGGATGACCATTTGTAATATGTCCATTGAGTTCGGCTCTAAGATGGGCATTATGGCTCCAGACCAGACCACTTTTGACTACCTGCGAGGTCGTGAGTGTGCACCAGCGGACTTTGAGGCGGCGGTGGCAGACTGGAAGGAGCTCTACTCAGATGCCGACACCGTCTATGACAAGCATCTAGTCCTTGATGTGTCGGACTTAGCACCGATGGTCACTTGGGGGACCACGCCTGCTATGGGGGTTAGCTTTGACGAAACCTTCCCAGCCATCCGTGACCACAACGACGAGCGGGCCTACGCTTACATGGACTTGGCTCCAGGGCAAAAGGCTGCGGACATTCCCGTTGGCTATGTCTTCCTAGGCTCTTGTACCAATGCTCGCCTCAGCGATTTGCAGCTGGCAGCTAGGATTGTTAAGGGGCGGAATATAGCAGAGCAGGTTACGGCCATTGTCGTTCCAGGTAGTCGCCCTGTCAAGCGAGCTGCAGAAAAGCTTGGGCTAGACAAAATTTTCATGGAGGCAGGCTTTGAATGGCGAGATCCAGGTTGCTCCATGTGTCTGGGTATGAATCCAGACAAGGTACCTGCTGGTGTCCACTGCGCCTCTACAAGTAATCGAAACTTTGAAGACCGACAGGGCTTTGGGGCCAAGACCCACTTGTGTAGTCCTGCTATGGCTGCCGCAGCTGCGCTTTTTGGACGATTTGTCGACACTAGACAGCTAGACATTCTCAAGGAGGGAGTTTAATGCACCAATTTACCACATGGACAGGAACAACCGTTCCGCTCATGAATGATAATATTGATACTGACCAACTCCTGCCCAAGCAGTTTCTCAAGCTGATTGACAAAAAAGGATTTGGCAAGTATCTGCTCTATGCTTGGCGGTATTTGGATGATAACTACACGGATAATCCTGACTTCATTCTCAATCAGCCTGAGTATCAAGGAGCTAGTATCCTCATATCTGGGGATAACTTCGGAGCAGGTTCCTCTAGGGAACACGCTGCTTGGGCTCTGGCAGATTATGGCTTCAAGGTCATCATTGCAGGCTCCTTTGGAGATATTCATTACAACAATGACTTGAACAACGGCATTCTGCCCATTATCCAGCCCAAAGAAGTCAGGGACCAACTGGCTCAGCTGGCTCCTGACCAAGAAATCACGGTTGACTTGGCAGACCAGTTGATACGGACGCCTTTTGGGGAATTCCCATTTGACATCGAACAGGACTGGAAACACAAGTTGCTCAATGGTTTGGATGATATTGGTATTACATTGCAGTATCAGGATTTGATTGCTGAGTATGAACTGAATAGACCAAGCTACTGGCAAAACTAGAGTCTTCCATTTTATCTTTTATTACTGCGACGAACGAGGAAACTCCGTTTCCCTATTTCCAACTTCAAATAATTTCATCATTATTTGAACTCGCTTTGCCGTACTTTACAAGCGTTACTTACTATCGTAAGTATGATTTTAAAACTTCAACAGTCACTACTCTGACTGTTGAATCTATCTGCGGCTCGTTGACACGAACAATGTTCGTTTTATCTCCAACCTCTAACTGTCTCCCAGACAGTTAGAGCTAGTACTAAAAGCAAACTGAAAGACTCCTACAAAATATGAAGAAAACATGCAGGTCGCTCTGCTATGAAATAAAAGAAAAGAGGAAATTATTATGACGAAACAAATTCACTGGGATGGCGCACTTTCACAAGAAGGTCTTGACATTATCAAGGGTGAGGGGGGCGTGATTGTCTGCCCGACTAAGGTTGGCTACATCATCATGACATCTGACAAGGCTGGCTTGGAGCGTAAATTTGATGCCAAAGAGCGCAAGCGTAATAAGCCGGGTGTGGTCCTTTGTGGTAGCATGGAGGAGCTTCGTGAGTTGGCTCAGTTGACTCCTGAGATTGATGCTTTCTACCAAAAACATTGGGATGAGGACATTTTGTTGGGTTGTATCCTGCCTTGGAAACCAGAGGCTTACGCCAAGTTGCAGGCTTATGGCGATGGTCGTGAAGAGTTGATGACCGACGTTCGTGGTACTTCTTGCTTTGTTATCAAGTTTGGTGTGGCTGGCGAGCAGATTGCTAAGGAAATGTGGGAAAAAGAAGGCCGTATGGTCTACGCTTCATCTGCTAACCCATCAGGTAAAGGAAATCGTGGTAAGGTAGAAGGTATCGGTGAGCGTATCGCGTCTAAGGTAGATTTGATTATCGAGGCGGATGACTACGTGGCCTCTATCCAGCCAGACAAGACCATTGAAACCCGCTATGAGCAAGGGGTTATGGTGTCTATGGTAGACAAAGATGGTAAACTGATTCCAGAACAAGGTGCAGATAGCCGTTCTATCAGCCCATGCCCAGTTGTCATCCGTAAGGGTCTGGACATCGATAAAATTATGATGCACTTGTCTGATCACTTCAACTCTTGGGATTATAGACAAGGGGAATATTACTAAGATAATTGAGAACGATCCGAAAGGGTCGTTTTTTGCTCTAATCTATCTAGTATTGGTTTACAATTTTCGCAAAATGTGTTACAATGTAACACAAAGAAGTGAGGTGAACTGATGAGTACAGTAACTATCCGATTAAACAAAGAGGAAGAAGTATTTTTCAAGAGCTATGCTCAATTGACTGGTCAAAGTCTTTCAAGTTTATTTAAGAAGGCGCTTGAGCGTGATATTGAGGATGAGTATGATTTGAGCATTTACCATCAAGCCTACGAGGAGTACCAGAAAGATCCTGAAACCATCAGTCATGCTGATTTCAAGAAGGAACTTGGTCTGTAATATGTTTCATGTAGAGTATTCTAAGAAGGCGCAGAAACAAATCAGAAAATTGGATAAGCAAATCCAAAGATTATTATTTGCATGGGTGGATAAACACTTAGACGGTACAGTTAATCCGAGGTTGCATGGCAAGGGATTGACAGGGGACCATGCCAATGAGTGGCGTTATCGTATCGGTGATTATCGGCTGATTTGCGATATTCAGGATGATAGGATGGTTATTCTGGCACTTGAATTTGGTCATCGTAGAGATATTTATTAAAAGCTGGTCTAATATAAGGTAGAACGATCCGAAAGGGTCGTTTTTTTGTACCAGAAAAAACTGACCGAGATTTCAGTCAGTTTGGTGTTGTTTGATAAGTGATTGGAGGTTGTCGAATAGGTTTTGCTCGTCTGTCAGTTCTAAGATTTGTAACCCTTTTTCCATCAGTTCTTGCTTGTTTTGGGCTATACCTAGATAGACATAGGCACGGGCTAGTTGATCATAGCGTTTTTCTTTCTTAGCTAGGTCCATGAGTTTGGTGGCGAAAAAAGTAGACTTACTGTACTGTCTTTGTTCCAAGAAAAAATAAGAAAGTGATCGATAATGTGACAGTATAGTGGGTTGAATTTTCTTGTAATCCTTGTATTTTTCTAATCGCTTTAGAAGAAGATTGGCAGTTTCTTCAAGAGTATCAAGTGAAGAAATCTTGGATAAGAGAGTACCGACTAAGATAATATCATTATGGTACCAGTTGTCATATCGCTCCAATTCTGACCAGAGGAGCTTAGAAAGAGTTTCAGCTTCTTCGGAAAGTTGATTGAAAGAAGTACTGTTTCGAACGGCTACTACAGTTTTTAAAAGTTGACATTTTCGACGGATAGGACCATCATCTGGTTCTTTTTTCAAATGGTTGTGGCAACGCTTTATCAAATCCTCCATGGTCTTAGTGGTCGGATTTTTGAGATTATCTATATCATAGAGCAATTGTTGGCGTTGGCTAGGCTGATAGTAGTTACAGAGGTATTCAAACTCCTCGAAGTTCATATCCACCTGTTTGAGTAAGAAACGCATGAGCTCATAGCTAGGAATGTTCTGATTTTTCTCGAAACGTACCAAGGTCGTTCGATTGATATAATCCCCACAAATCTGCTCCTGACTCAAACGTTTACTTTTCCGAATGCTCTTATAAACACTTCCGTAATTCCATCTCATGTTCAAACTCCTTCAAAAAATGTGATTATTTGCAACAAAATGAATTAGCATTATAAAAATAGTATATCATAATAATGTGGAAATATTGTTTTTCTGCATATAAAAATAGGTTGATAAAAGGAGTAACCTAATGAAACAGATTGATAAAAGTACTTTATTTTTAAGTAGTGTCATTGTTCTTTCGTGTAGTGTCCTATTGTTTCATATGGACCCGATTCAGATTGTAGATAGAGAGATTTGGCTCTGGCTAAATTCATTTATTCATGTACTATTTTTAAAACCTGCTGCTAGTCTAGGCGTTCTTGTGGGGCTTTATTTGCTGTATAAGGCTTTCAAGAAGTAGTCTAGCCAATAATATGCTGATGAAAGGCTGTTGTTTTGCTCTGCCATTTCTCCAAAGAAAGGAGTTTCTATGCTAAAAGTAGTCGATGTCTGTAAGCGATACGGTGCCCACCAGGTCTTGTCTTATGTGTCCTTTGAGTTGCAAGCGGGGGACTTGGTGGCCCTGGTAGGTCCCAATGGTGTGGGAAAATCCACCCTCCTAAATATCATCAGCAATACAGAAACCGTTGATCGTGGGTCGGTAACTATCAATGGTCGGCCCAATAGTGACCGAGCGATTTTTCAGGATATGTCTGTCATGTTGGATGCTCAAGCTCTTTATCCACAGTTGACGGGTTATGACCATCTGACTTATGTGGCTGCCACCCACAAGCTGGGGAAAAAGGAAGTGGATGTCCTAGTGGAAGAACTGGGGATGGGCTACTATGTCAAAAAGCGGGTGGCTGGCTATTCCATGGGTATGAAGCAGAAGCTGCTCTTTGCCATGGCTGTCCTTCCCAAGCCCAAGCTCTTGTTGCTGGATGAACCCCATATCGGCTTGGACCCGACCAATATCATCCAGCAGCGGGAATTTCTTCTAAACCTACAAGCAGAAGGTGTTGCCATTTTTCTTTCTTCCCACCATCTGTCGGAGATTGAGAAGCTGACCAATCAGGTTTATTTTCTCAAGGCCAGCAAGTTGATTGCCACAGAAGTGGAGTTGACGGCGGATTATGATTACCATCTTGCTGTGGAAAACTCCAAGCAGGTTCAGGAATTTTTACGGGATTATCCTCAACTCTTGTGGAAAAAGGCAGAGCAGGGTCTGGTGGAAATCTTCTTACCCGAGCGAGATTTACTGGATTGTTTGGATCGTATTCCAATCCAGCAGGTGGCTGGCCTTACAAAAGCCAGCGACTATATGGAAACCCTCTATCGTGATCTCTACGTGGAGGAAGGTGGTGAGGGGATATGAGGCTGAACTTTGAAATCAAGAAAATCCTCTGGTCGCCTCTCTACTGCTTGCTCGTGCTGGGTTTTTTAGGTCTGGCCTACCTTCCCATCTCGCAAAGGCAAGTCCACCAAGCGGCCTATGTGGAAACCTATAAAGAAGAACTGAGTGAATTGGTTAGTGTCTTGGCAGATATAAAAATTGAGGAGGAGTCAGAAGAAGCACCACGGA
Protein-coding regions in this window:
- the leuB gene encoding 3-isopropylmalate dehydrogenase codes for the protein MTKKIVALAGDGIGPEIMEAGLAVLEAVAGQVGFDYEIEERAFGGAGIDAAGHPLPDATLQACRQADAILLAAIGSPQYDDAAVRPEQGLLQLRKELGLFANIRPVKIFDSLKDCSPLKADRLDGVDLVMVRELTGGIYFGEHILETDQASDSNTYQAEEIERVVRSAFDLARKRRKKVTSIDKQNVLATSKLWRKVADEVAKDYPDVTLEHQLVDSAAMLLITNPSRFDVLVTENLFGDILSDEASVLTGTLGVLPSASHAVAGPSLYEPIHGSAPDIAGQGIANPVSMILSVAMMLEESFDLIQAGQGIRQAVEEVFAKGIFTKDLGGSASTKEITATIIEQLERRST
- the leuC gene encoding 3-isopropylmalate dehydratase large subunit, translated to MSGKSIFDKLWDRHVITGQEGQPQLLYVDQHYVHEVTSPQAFQGLRDTGRPVRRPDLTFATFDHNVPTVDIHNIRDVISKAQMDALAKNIEDFDIPHVAHGSEHQGIVHMVGPETGRTQPGKFIVCGDSHTATHGAFGAIAFGIGTSEVEHVLATQTIWQVKPKRLLVEFVGQAQAGVYAKDFILALIARYGVDCGLGHVVEFAGPVIDRLSMEERMTICNMSIEFGSKMGIMAPDQTTFDYLRGRECAPADFEAAVADWKELYSDADTVYDKHLVLDVSDLAPMVTWGTTPAMGVSFDETFPAIRDHNDERAYAYMDLAPGQKAADIPVGYVFLGSCTNARLSDLQLAARIVKGRNIAEQVTAIVVPGSRPVKRAAEKLGLDKIFMEAGFEWRDPGCSMCLGMNPDKVPAGVHCASTSNRNFEDRQGFGAKTHLCSPAMAAAAALFGRFVDTRQLDILKEGV
- the leuD gene encoding 3-isopropylmalate dehydratase small subunit; protein product: MHQFTTWTGTTVPLMNDNIDTDQLLPKQFLKLIDKKGFGKYLLYAWRYLDDNYTDNPDFILNQPEYQGASILISGDNFGAGSSREHAAWALADYGFKVIIAGSFGDIHYNNDLNNGILPIIQPKEVRDQLAQLAPDQEITVDLADQLIRTPFGEFPFDIEQDWKHKLLNGLDDIGITLQYQDLIAEYELNRPSYWQN
- a CDS encoding L-threonylcarbamoyladenylate synthase, producing the protein MTKQIHWDGALSQEGLDIIKGEGGVIVCPTKVGYIIMTSDKAGLERKFDAKERKRNKPGVVLCGSMEELRELAQLTPEIDAFYQKHWDEDILLGCILPWKPEAYAKLQAYGDGREELMTDVRGTSCFVIKFGVAGEQIAKEMWEKEGRMVYASSANPSGKGNRGKVEGIGERIASKVDLIIEADDYVASIQPDKTIETRYEQGVMVSMVDKDGKLIPEQGADSRSISPCPVVIRKGLDIDKIMMHLSDHFNSWDYRQGEYY
- the relB gene encoding type II toxin-antitoxin system RelB family antitoxin; the encoded protein is MSTVTIRLNKEEEVFFKSYAQLTGQSLSSLFKKALERDIEDEYDLSIYHQAYEEYQKDPETISHADFKKELGL
- a CDS encoding type II toxin-antitoxin system RelE family toxin, which gives rise to MFHVEYSKKAQKQIRKLDKQIQRLLFAWVDKHLDGTVNPRLHGKGLTGDHANEWRYRIGDYRLICDIQDDRMVILALEFGHRRDIY
- a CDS encoding helix-turn-helix domain-containing protein, coding for MRWNYGSVYKSIRKSKRLSQEQICGDYINRTTLVRFEKNQNIPSYELMRFLLKQVDMNFEEFEYLCNYYQPSQRQQLLYDIDNLKNPTTKTMEDLIKRCHNHLKKEPDDGPIRRKCQLLKTVVAVRNSTSFNQLSEEAETLSKLLWSELERYDNWYHNDIILVGTLLSKISSLDTLEETANLLLKRLEKYKDYKKIQPTILSHYRSLSYFFLEQRQYSKSTFFATKLMDLAKKEKRYDQLARAYVYLGIAQNKQELMEKGLQILELTDEQNLFDNLQSLIKQHQTD
- a CDS encoding ABC transporter ATP-binding protein → MLKVVDVCKRYGAHQVLSYVSFELQAGDLVALVGPNGVGKSTLLNIISNTETVDRGSVTINGRPNSDRAIFQDMSVMLDAQALYPQLTGYDHLTYVAATHKLGKKEVDVLVEELGMGYYVKKRVAGYSMGMKQKLLFAMAVLPKPKLLLLDEPHIGLDPTNIIQQREFLLNLQAEGVAIFLSSHHLSEIEKLTNQVYFLKASKLIATEVELTADYDYHLAVENSKQVQEFLRDYPQLLWKKAEQGLVEIFLPERDLLDCLDRIPIQQVAGLTKASDYMETLYRDLYVEEGGEGI